CATAAAAAAGTCACGGCATGATGATTATGCTGGAAAGTGGGAAAATTCTTGAAAAGGTCGCTCTCCTCCGGCTTTTCGATATGCTGTTCGATAGCCAGCCATCCCTTCGAACGCGCCAGCTTGAAAACCGCGAACATCATACACAGCAACTCGGTATAGTCCTCCTTGCTGTAAGCATTAGGCTTGGTGAGGGCGCCCATATACCGCCCGGCGCCTTTGATGACATCCATGGAGTTCGCCACCAGAAAGGCGCTGAAGGCGCAGCCCATGATGATAACGATCTCGCCGGGAGCGGCAGGAAGAATCGCGCCCGTGAGAAGATGCATGGCCTTCTCGAACCCGGCGGTCAGAACAAGCCCGCCGAAGGTTGAGAGCAGAACGAGAATAAGGCCGACGAGTTTCATGGCTGAAATTGACGAGATCGGTTGCTGACGGGGAAGACGCAGTCATACGCAGCAAGAAACCGGATGAGAATCCTCAACCGATAAGGAAAGCTCCTATAGTGTCTGAATTTTTGTCTGCGGATGCAAGAGAGCGCAGGCCGGGGAGCAAAGTTTTAGGCAGGTTATTTTGAGGCGATCAGTCGGGCCGCATCAAGCGCAGCATAGGTCAGAATTCCGTCCGCCCCCGCCCGCTTGAAGGAAATAAGCGTTTCCATAAGGGCGGCATCGTAATTCAGCCAGCCGTTTTCAGCCGCAGCTTGCAGCATCGCGTACTCCCCGCTGACCTGATAGGCGAAGGTTGGAACATGAAAAGCCTGCTTGACGTTGCGGATAATGTCCAGATAAGGCAGGCCGGGCTTGACCATCACCATGTCCGCCCCTTCGGCCAGATCGAGCGCCACCTCACGCAGGGCTTCGTCGCTGTTCGCCGGATTCATCTGATAGGTCTTCTTGTCTCCCGTCAGGCAGCCGGAGGACTGCACGGCATCCCGGAACGGCCCGTAAAAGGCGGAGGCATATTTGGCTGCATACGAGAGAATGATCCTGTCCGTGTAGCCGCCGTGATCCAGAGCCTTCCGAATCGCGCCGACCCGCCCGTCCATCATATCCGAGGGTGCGATGATATCCGCTCCGGCTTGCGCCTGCACGACCGCCTGCCGACAGAGAACCTCGACAGTTTCATCGTTGAGAATCACCCCATCCTGAAGCAGCCCGTCATGTCCGTGGGTGGTGTAGGGGTCCAGCGCGACATCGGTAATGACGCCGATTCCGGGAACGTCTTTCTTGATCGCATAAACGGTCCGGCAAATCAGGTTGGCGGAGTGACACGCCTCCCGCCCGTCAGCGGTCTTTTTATCCGCAGGGGTGATAGGAAAAAGCGCGACAGCAGGAATTCCCAGATCGTAAGCGCCCTTCACGGCCTCAACCGCCAGATCGACGCTCATCCGCTCGACCCCGGGCATCGACGCCACAGCCTCGCGCTGTCCTTTCCCTTCTATGACAAATAAGGGCCAGATCAGGTTTTTTACGGAAATTCTATGCTCCTGCGCGAGGTCGCGGACCCAGGGAGAGGAGCGCATACGGCGCATCCTGAGGGCTGGAAAGGCTGAGATATCAGAGATATTTGTCATGTCTTTTACATTTTTTTAAGCCAAAACCATTAAAAATTATCTTTGTGGTTTGATCAATTGTTATTATCATCGGCGCACTTTAAGATTAATGCCGACAACATTCACGCCACACCGGGGCAAAACGTAACAAGAGCGAGATTCACCGTGACGACACCCTATTACGAAGCCATTCAGTTGATCGAGCGCCTGCACCGTCATTTTCTCGACGTGCTGAAAGTCGAACTCGACAAGCGCGGCATACAGGATATTAATAACGTGCAGGCCATGATTCTCTACAACGTCGGCAAGGAAGAGATGACCGTGGGCGAACTGACGATCCGCGGCTACTATCTCGGCTCCAACGTCTCCTATAACGTCAAGAAGATGGTCGAAAACGGCTATCTCGTTCAGGAACGCTCCGTGCATGACAAAAGGTCCATCCGTGTCCGCCTGCCGGATAAAGGCGTGGAATTGCACAATATAATTTCCGATATGTTCAAACGCCATGAAACGGCTCTGGAGGGAACGGATATCAAAACGAACAATCTGGCCGACCTCAATAAGACCCTCAAGATGCTCGAACGCTTCTGGGCGCACCAGAGCAACTTTTCCGGCGGCCTTTAATTTAATCCAGATAATATGACCAAAGAACGGCTGCACGGGCGGGAGATTATCTTTGAATTCCGCCCCGTGGGGTCTGTCGTGAAAGTCACAGCGATGGACACGCAAAGCCTCACCGAAATCTCCGTTCAGGGGCCGGCCAGTGCGGGGCAGGAAATCCTCAAGCGCAACGCCCTCAAGCGCCTCGAATACGTCCTGCAAAAGAAAGGATTGATTTGAGGGCGCTAGCCCCCCTATATATGGGGCATGAAAACCAAGATCGCTATAGGCTCCGACCACGCGGGCTATCACCTCAAGCAAGCCATCAGGGACAAATTTTCAAACGATTACGAATGGGTCGATCTGGGCACGGATTCGACGGACTCCGTCGATTATCCCGACTTTGCGGCAGCCGTGGCCAAAACCGTGATTGAGGGCAGAGCGGAGAAAGGCATCGTCATCTGCGGCTCCGGCGTGGGCGTATCTATTGCCGCCAACCGCTTTCCCCAGATCCGCGCAGCCCTGTGCACGGACACCACAATGGCGCGCCTGTCGCGCCAGCATAACGATGCGAATATTCTGGCTCTCGGCGAACGACTGACGGGCCAGCAAACCGCCTTCGATATTGTTGAAACCTTCATCAAAACGTCCTATGAAGGAGGACGCCACGACAAGCGCGTCAAAAAATTATCGCAAATGTGTTGAGTAACCGGATCGAAAGGAACCCACCCCAATGGCAAAAGCGGCAGTCAAAACTTCAGGCGATTTCAGCGGATTTTTTACCGAGGATCTGGAAACGGCGGATAGCGCGGTCTTCGACGCCATCCAGCTTGAACTCAAGCGCCAGCAGAATCAGATCGAACTGATCGCCTCCGAAAACATCGTCTCCCGCGCCGTGCTTCAGGCGCAGGGATCGGTCCTGACCAACAAATACGCTGAAGGCTACCCGGGCCGACGCTATTACGGGGGATGCGAATTCGTGGACATCGTGGAGGACATCGCCCGCGACCGCGCCAAGCAGCTCTTCGGCGCGAAATACGCCAACGTCCAGCCCAACTCCGGCTCCCAAGCAAACCAGGGCGTCATGATGGCGCTGCTCCAGCCCGGCGACACGATCCTCGGAATGGCGCTGGCATCCGGCGGTCACTTGACCCACGGCGCGGCCCCCAACCAGTCGGGCAAATGGTTTAAGGCCGTCCAGTACGGCGTCAGAAAAGACAACGCGCTGCTCGATTACGATGAAGTCGAATCCTTGGCTAAGGAACACAAACCCAAAATGATTATCGCGGGGGCTTCCGCCTACCCGCGCCAGATTGATTTCAAGCGCTTCCGAAAAATCGCGGACTCCATCGGTGCCTACCTGTTCGTGGACATGGCCCACTACGCGGGTCTGATCGCGGGCGGCGTCTATGACAGCCCCGTCCACCATGCCCACGTCACGACGACCACAACGCATAAGACCCTGCGCGGACCCCGCGGCGGCATGATCCTCACTGACGATCTGGAAATCTTCAAAAAGATCAACTCGGCGATCTTCCCCGGTATCCAGGGCGGCCCCCTGATGCACGTCATCGCCGGCAAGGCCGTGTGTTACGGAGAGGCGCTCAAGCCTGATTTCAAGCTTTACGCGAAGGCAGTTCTGGAGAATGCCCGCGTTCTGGCGGAAACCCTGAAGGCGGGAGGCGTAGATATCGTCTCCGGCGGCACCGACAGCCATATTGTTCTGGTTGATCTGCGCCCGAAGGGCTTGACCGGAACCGTGGTCGAAAAATCTCTCGAACACGCCGGTATGACCTGTAACAAAAACGCCGTGCCCTATGATCCCGAACCACCGATGGTCACCTCCGGCGTGCGTCTGGGTACCCCGGCAGCAACCAGCCGCGGCTTCGGCAAGGCGGAATGGAAGCAGGTTGGCGAGATGATTATCGAAGTTCTCAACGGCCTCAAACAGAACGGCCCGGAGAAAAATGAGTCCGTGGAAAAGTCTGTGAGCAAGAAGGTGGAAACCTTGTGCGCGAAATTCCCGATTTACCCTAAGGAATAGTTGCAAGTGTTAAGTGGCAAGTTACAAGATATTCAGACTTATAATCGGCCATCCCAATCCCACCATGATTTGAAGGTTTATCAGCGTTCGTACGAAGCGTCTCTCAATATTTACGAGATTACATCAGGCTTTCCTGAGCATGAGCGCTATGGAATAACTTCTCAGATAAGGAGGGCATCTTCGAGTATTTGCGCGAACATTGCCGAGGGATATGGCAGGCAAATGGGGTCAGACGCCGACTTTAAGCGTTTTCTGGTGATGGCCAAAGGGTCGTGCCATGAAATGGGTGTCTGGATAGATTTTTGCCTCGACCTTGGGTTTATTGATAAAAAACAGCATCAGGAATGGCAGGAGGAATATATTGAAATATCCAAAATGCTTTTCAGTTTGATAAAGAAATTATAACCACTCTTGAAACGTGTAACTAAGGACTTGTAACTCATATATGCGCTGCCCGTTTTGTGGAAGTGAAGAAACGCAGGTCAAGGACTCGCGTCCCTCGGAGGATAACGCCGCTATCCGCCGACGCCGCTCCTGTCCGGAGTGCAACCAGCGTTTCACAACTTTTGAGCGCGTCCAGCTCCGTGAAATGACAGTGGTAAAAGCCGGAAACCGCCGCCAACCCTTCGACCGCGATAAAATCATCCGCTCGATGCAGGTCGCTCTGCGGAAGCGCCCCGTGGAGGTTCATGACATAGAGGCGGCAGCGGATAAAATCGTCCGCTATCTGGAATCCCAGGGCGAAACCGAAGTCGCCTCCGAAACGATCGGCGAACAGGTCATGAAGGCGCTGATTGAACTCGACATTGTAGGTTACATCCGCTTTGCCTCCGTCTATAAGGATTTCCGCCAGCCGGAGGACTTCAACGATTTCCTTGAGGAACTCAAACGCCTCGACAAGTCGCCCAAGCCGCCGCGCAAGAAAGCCTCCTGATTATGGACTCCGATACCCGCCATATGTGCGCCGCGCTTCACCTTGCGGGTCGCGGTTTGGGCAGGGTCTGGCCGAACCCGTCCGTCGGCTGCGTCATTGTAAAGAACGGAGCCGTGATCGCACAGGCCCGCACGGCCAACGGCGGCCGCCCTCACGCGGAAACGCAGGCGCTCGAACAGGCCGGAGAACAGGCGAAGGGTGCGACGGTTTATGTCACGCTCGAACCCTGCGCTCATACGGGAAAGACTCCGTCATGCGCTAACGCACTGATAAAGGCAAAAGTCGCAAAGGTATTTGTGGGCACTGTGGATCCCGACCCCCGCACCGCCGGAAAGGGCATAGAAAAACTGAAGCAAGCCGGAATAGAAGTAAGCGTCGGACTGCTGGAGCAGGAGTGCAAGACCCTGAACGCAGGCTTCTTTTTACACATCACCCAAAGCCGCCCCCTCATTGTCCTGAAGGCGGCCTGCACCCGGTCAGGCCATCTTAGCCCGGAGTCAGGCCGCTGGATAACGGGAGAACAGGCTCTCAACCGCGTTCACCTCGAACGCCGGAAGTATGACGCGATCCTCATCGGCATCGGCACGGCACTGGCCGATGATCCTCTGTTGACGTCAAGGCTTCCAGCCTTGGATCACGAGCCTGTCCGCGTGGTTCTGGACAGCGATCTGCGCCTGTCTGAAGAGAGCCTGCTCATAAAAAGCGCAAAAAAAATCCCTCTCTGGCTGGTCTATTCCGACGATCCACAGGGAAAAACGAAGAGCCTTGAAGATAGAGGTGTAAAGCTTTTTAAGTCCACCCGGCATGACCTCGCGGCAGCGATGAGGGTGCTGGCGGAGCAGGGGATCACCCGCCTGTTGGTCGAAGGTGGTCCTGCCATTCACCGCGCCTTTATGAACGCCGGACTCTATGATGAAATGAGCCTGTACCGTTCACACCGGCACGTTAAAGGCATCGGCGACCCCGTCTTTTCCGATGAATCCGTTCAATTCCAGGGTCAATCGAAGGGGTTAAGCGTAAAAACCGAACGAATCGGCGAAGATTCTCTGGAAATCTGGCGCCGTAAGGTCTAGTGTTCGCGCCATGTTTACAGGAATTGTGCAGGATATAGGAACCGTTCTCCGCGTGGACCGGACGCGGGGCGATCTGCGTTTTGAAATCGTAACATCTATGGACCTAGAAAAAATCAAGCTCGGCGCATCCGTGTGCTGTTCCGGCTGCTGCCTGACGATAGTTGAGAAAGGGGCAGAAACTTTTAAGGTCGATGTCTCGGCAGAAACTCTTAGCAAAACAGTTCTCGAAGAGTGGACCGAAGGAACCCTTATAAACCTTGAGCCTTCGTTAAAAATGGGCGATGAACTCGGCGGACATTTTGTATTCGGCCATGTCGACGCAGTGACGCACATCATAGAGATTAAGCCGGAAGGCGGATCGCACAGATTAAAAATAGCAATGCCCGACAATATCGCCCCTTTCATTGCTTCAAAAGGATCGGTCGCTCTGGACGGAATTTCCCTGACGGTGAATGAAGTGGAGAAAGATTATTTTGGCGTAAATATTATCCCGCATACTTGGCAGAAAACAACCCTGGGAAAAAGGCGTCAGGGCGACCGCCTGAACATAGAAATCGATATGCTGGCGCGTTATATCGCACGTACGCTTGAGGTGCAAAGGCAATGAACGCAGAGCTTAAAGCGTCCAAAGGCAAACCAGTCTTGTCCTCGATAGAGGAAATTCTGGAGGATGTCCGCAAGGGCAAGCCCGTGATTATTGTGGATGACGAGGACCGCGAGAACGAAGGCGATCTGGTGATCGCCGCATCAAAGGCCACCGCAGAAAATATCAACTTCATGGCCCGCGAAGGCCGCGGCCTGATCTGCCTGCCGATGGAGGAGGCGATCGTCGATCGTCTCGGCCTCCAACTCATGGGTCGGGGCAATAATTCCCGCCACCGCACGGCCTTTACGGTATCAATAGAAGCCCGCGAAGGCGTGACGACCGGAATCTCCGCCGCCGACCGTGCAAAAACAATCCAGACCGCGATTGACCCCAAAAGTGGCCCCAACGATATCGCCACGCCGGGGCATATTTTCCCGCTTCTGGCCCGTGAGGGCGGCGTGCTGGTCCGCGCCGGACATACCGAAGCCGCCGTGGACCTTGCGCGTCTGGCGGGTTTCACCGCGGCGGGGGTCATCTGTGAGATCATGAACGATGACGGGACCATGGCCCGCCTCGTCGATCTCGCCTCATTTTCCGGCAAGCACAATTTGAAAATCGGCACGATTGCCGACCTGATCGCCCACCGCCGCCGCAAGGAATGTCTGGTCAAACGCATCCACGAAGGCACCCTGGACAGTCGCTTCGGCGGTAATTTCAAAATGATCGTCTACGCCAACACGCTTGAATATGCCGAACATATCGTGCTGGTCAAGGGCGACATCGCCTCTACAAAATCTCCCGTGCGGGTCAGAATGCACGCTGTGGATATTTTGGGGGATATTCTGGGGAAAGGCAGTGAGTCGATTCTGCACAAGGCCATGGAGCATATCGCGCAGGAGGGGCGCGGAGTTATCGTCATTCTGCGCGAACCCAACCCCAGAAACCTGACCGAACGTCTGGCCCAAAAGGAAAAAATACCAAACAAGAGCCAAAAGGAATCAACGCTGCGGGATTACGGGATAGGAGCACAAATTCTGCTCGATTTAGGCATCCGCGACATGATACTGCTTTCAAACAGCCCGAAAAATGTTATTGGTCTGGAGGGGTATGACCTGCATATCCACGGCCAACGGACATTGACGTAATACACA
The sequence above is drawn from the Alphaproteobacteria bacterium genome and encodes:
- a CDS encoding serine hydroxymethyltransferase, with the protein product MAKAAVKTSGDFSGFFTEDLETADSAVFDAIQLELKRQQNQIELIASENIVSRAVLQAQGSVLTNKYAEGYPGRRYYGGCEFVDIVEDIARDRAKQLFGAKYANVQPNSGSQANQGVMMALLQPGDTILGMALASGGHLTHGAAPNQSGKWFKAVQYGVRKDNALLDYDEVESLAKEHKPKMIIAGASAYPRQIDFKRFRKIADSIGAYLFVDMAHYAGLIAGGVYDSPVHHAHVTTTTTHKTLRGPRGGMILTDDLEIFKKINSAIFPGIQGGPLMHVIAGKAVCYGEALKPDFKLYAKAVLENARVLAETLKAGGVDIVSGGTDSHIVLVDLRPKGLTGTVVEKSLEHAGMTCNKNAVPYDPEPPMVTSGVRLGTPAATSRGFGKAEWKQVGEMIIEVLNGLKQNGPEKNESVEKSVSKKVETLCAKFPIYPKE
- the hemB gene encoding porphobilinogen synthase, with the protein product MTNISDISAFPALRMRRMRSSPWVRDLAQEHRISVKNLIWPLFVIEGKGQREAVASMPGVERMSVDLAVEAVKGAYDLGIPAVALFPITPADKKTADGREACHSANLICRTVYAIKKDVPGIGVITDVALDPYTTHGHDGLLQDGVILNDETVEVLCRQAVVQAQAGADIIAPSDMMDGRVGAIRKALDHGGYTDRIILSYAAKYASAFYGPFRDAVQSSGCLTGDKKTYQMNPANSDEALREVALDLAEGADMVMVKPGLPYLDIIRNVKQAFHVPTFAYQVSGEYAMLQAAAENGWLNYDAALMETLISFKRAGADGILTYAALDAARLIASK
- the rpiB gene encoding ribose 5-phosphate isomerase B, with amino-acid sequence MKTKIAIGSDHAGYHLKQAIRDKFSNDYEWVDLGTDSTDSVDYPDFAAAVAKTVIEGRAEKGIVICGSGVGVSIAANRFPQIRAALCTDTTMARLSRQHNDANILALGERLTGQQTAFDIVETFIKTSYEGGRHDKRVKKLSQMC
- the ribB gene encoding 3,4-dihydroxy-2-butanone-4-phosphate synthase gives rise to the protein MNAELKASKGKPVLSSIEEILEDVRKGKPVIIVDDEDRENEGDLVIAASKATAENINFMAREGRGLICLPMEEAIVDRLGLQLMGRGNNSRHRTAFTVSIEAREGVTTGISAADRAKTIQTAIDPKSGPNDIATPGHIFPLLAREGGVLVRAGHTEAAVDLARLAGFTAAGVICEIMNDDGTMARLVDLASFSGKHNLKIGTIADLIAHRRRKECLVKRIHEGTLDSRFGGNFKMIVYANTLEYAEHIVLVKGDIASTKSPVRVRMHAVDILGDILGKGSESILHKAMEHIAQEGRGVIVILREPNPRNLTERLAQKEKIPNKSQKESTLRDYGIGAQILLDLGIRDMILLSNSPKNVIGLEGYDLHIHGQRTLT
- a CDS encoding riboflavin synthase; this translates as MFTGIVQDIGTVLRVDRTRGDLRFEIVTSMDLEKIKLGASVCCSGCCLTIVEKGAETFKVDVSAETLSKTVLEEWTEGTLINLEPSLKMGDELGGHFVFGHVDAVTHIIEIKPEGGSHRLKIAMPDNIAPFIASKGSVALDGISLTVNEVEKDYFGVNIIPHTWQKTTLGKRRQGDRLNIEIDMLARYIARTLEVQRQ
- a CDS encoding winged helix-turn-helix transcriptional regulator, which produces MTTPYYEAIQLIERLHRHFLDVLKVELDKRGIQDINNVQAMILYNVGKEEMTVGELTIRGYYLGSNVSYNVKKMVENGYLVQERSVHDKRSIRVRLPDKGVELHNIISDMFKRHETALEGTDIKTNNLADLNKTLKMLERFWAHQSNFSGGL
- the ribD gene encoding bifunctional diaminohydroxyphosphoribosylaminopyrimidine deaminase/5-amino-6-(5-phosphoribosylamino)uracil reductase RibD, producing the protein MDSDTRHMCAALHLAGRGLGRVWPNPSVGCVIVKNGAVIAQARTANGGRPHAETQALEQAGEQAKGATVYVTLEPCAHTGKTPSCANALIKAKVAKVFVGTVDPDPRTAGKGIEKLKQAGIEVSVGLLEQECKTLNAGFFLHITQSRPLIVLKAACTRSGHLSPESGRWITGEQALNRVHLERRKYDAILIGIGTALADDPLLTSRLPALDHEPVRVVLDSDLRLSEESLLIKSAKKIPLWLVYSDDPQGKTKSLEDRGVKLFKSTRHDLAAAMRVLAEQGITRLLVEGGPAIHRAFMNAGLYDEMSLYRSHRHVKGIGDPVFSDESVQFQGQSKGLSVKTERIGEDSLEIWRRKV
- the nrdR gene encoding transcriptional repressor NrdR, with product MRCPFCGSEETQVKDSRPSEDNAAIRRRRSCPECNQRFTTFERVQLREMTVVKAGNRRQPFDRDKIIRSMQVALRKRPVEVHDIEAAADKIVRYLESQGETEVASETIGEQVMKALIELDIVGYIRFASVYKDFRQPEDFNDFLEELKRLDKSPKPPRKKAS
- a CDS encoding four helix bundle protein encodes the protein MQTYNRPSQSHHDLKVYQRSYEASLNIYEITSGFPEHERYGITSQIRRASSSICANIAEGYGRQMGSDADFKRFLVMAKGSCHEMGVWIDFCLDLGFIDKKQHQEWQEEYIEISKMLFSLIKKL